The following coding sequences are from one Ruminococcus flavefaciens AE3010 window:
- a CDS encoding 4Fe-4S dicluster domain-containing protein: MLKISLDKLDKLFEAISASQTLYIPVDREDGVAEYKKYEGGMKLSSALNTLRSAKDFFFPQTENLVDFKMEGKSIEVVDVREESEDFVIFGVRACDARSFTILDKVFLAEPVDSFYKNRRDHGTVVTMACTRPAETCFCGTFGIDAAAPEGDAACYSDGESLFIEAHNEKGQKFIDSISSLLEEGDTSKLEAARTKTREILKKLPLANLTTDNFGGDKLNEYFSSDKWGELSESCLGCGTCTFVCPTCQCYDIKDFNTGHGIKRFRCWDSCMYSDFTKMAHGNPRLTQLERFRQRFMHKLVYFPANNNGEFGCVGCGRCLSKCPISMNIVKVMKALEVK, encoded by the coding sequence ATGCTGAAAATATCACTTGACAAGCTTGATAAGCTTTTTGAAGCTATTTCAGCTTCACAGACTCTCTATATTCCTGTAGACCGCGAGGACGGAGTTGCCGAGTACAAGAAGTACGAAGGCGGCATGAAGCTCAGCAGCGCTCTCAATACTCTTCGCAGTGCAAAGGATTTCTTCTTCCCTCAGACCGAGAACCTTGTTGACTTCAAAATGGAAGGCAAGAGCATTGAGGTAGTAGATGTACGTGAGGAATCAGAGGACTTCGTAATATTCGGCGTCCGTGCCTGTGACGCAAGAAGCTTCACCATACTTGATAAGGTGTTCCTTGCAGAGCCTGTGGACAGCTTTTATAAGAACCGACGCGATCACGGTACAGTAGTCACCATGGCTTGTACACGTCCTGCCGAGACTTGTTTCTGCGGAACATTCGGCATAGACGCAGCTGCTCCCGAGGGTGACGCGGCCTGCTACAGCGACGGCGAGAGCCTGTTCATAGAGGCACATAACGAAAAGGGACAGAAGTTCATCGACAGTATCTCATCACTCCTTGAAGAGGGCGACACTTCAAAGCTTGAAGCTGCACGCACCAAAACAAGAGAGATACTGAAAAAGCTCCCTCTTGCAAATCTTACTACTGACAATTTCGGCGGTGACAAGCTCAACGAATACTTCAGCTCTGACAAGTGGGGAGAACTTTCCGAAAGCTGTCTCGGCTGCGGTACATGTACATTCGTATGTCCCACCTGTCAGTGCTACGATATAAAGGACTTCAATACAGGTCATGGCATAAAGCGTTTCCGCTGCTGGGATTCATGTATGTATTCCGATTTCACAAAAATGGCACACGGCAACCCGAGACTTACTCAGCTTGAGCGTTTCCGCCAGAGATTCATGCACAAGCTTGTATATTTCCCAGCAAACAATAACGGCGAATTCGGCTGTGTAGGCTGCGGAAGATGTCTCTCAAAGTGTCCGATATCCATGAATATC
- a CDS encoding 4Fe-4S dicluster domain-containing protein: MQEAMINKAKQLLADGTVSRVIGWKRGEFAYDITPAVFETAEELDKEFVYDDFTAANVSKYLVKESKKEGKILVFLKPCDTYSFNQLTKEHRVVRENVYIVGIPGGPKLDAEKIKAKGITGILSVKNENYTLKIDTVYGEEKMPFYEAVLDKCASCKSKKHVVYDELMGEEGDVLDSNRFDMVEKLENMAAQERYDFWREQLSKCIRCNACRNVCPACTCEKCVFDNPDSGVENKAPADSFEENMFHIIRAFHVAGRCTDCGECSRVCPQNIPLHLLNRKFIKDINSLYGEYQAGEDTTSRAPLNDYKQNDCEASVVHERGVE; the protein is encoded by the coding sequence ATGCAGGAAGCAATGATAAATAAAGCAAAGCAGCTTCTGGCTGACGGTACTGTAAGCCGTGTTATCGGCTGGAAGAGGGGAGAATTCGCTTATGACATTACCCCTGCTGTATTTGAAACAGCCGAAGAGCTCGATAAAGAGTTCGTATATGATGATTTTACAGCTGCAAATGTATCCAAGTACCTCGTAAAGGAGAGCAAAAAAGAGGGCAAAATCCTCGTATTCTTAAAGCCCTGCGATACATACAGCTTCAATCAGCTCACAAAGGAACACAGAGTTGTTCGTGAGAACGTTTATATAGTGGGTATCCCGGGCGGTCCAAAGCTTGACGCCGAGAAAATAAAGGCTAAGGGCATAACAGGTATACTCAGTGTGAAGAACGAGAACTATACGCTGAAAATAGATACTGTTTACGGCGAGGAGAAAATGCCGTTCTATGAAGCAGTCCTTGATAAGTGCGCTTCCTGCAAGAGCAAGAAGCACGTTGTCTATGACGAGCTCATGGGCGAGGAGGGCGACGTTCTCGACTCCAACCGTTTCGATATGGTTGAAAAGCTGGAGAATATGGCTGCTCAGGAGCGCTATGACTTCTGGCGTGAGCAGCTTTCCAAGTGTATCCGCTGTAATGCGTGCAGAAACGTCTGTCCGGCCTGCACTTGTGAGAAGTGCGTATTCGATAATCCTGATTCGGGCGTTGAGAATAAAGCTCCCGCTGACAGCTTTGAGGAGAATATGTTCCATATAATCAGAGCTTTCCATGTTGCGGGAAGATGTACAGACTGCGGCGAGTGTTCAAGGGTATGCCCACAGAATATCCCGCTTCATTTGCTGAACCGCAAGTTCATAAAGGACATCAATTCACTTTACGGCGAATATCAGGCAGGCGAGGATACTACCTCACGTGCTCCGCTTAACGATTACAAGCAGAACGACTGCGAAGCCTCTGTAGTACACGAAAGGGGAGTTGAATAA
- a CDS encoding hydrogenase iron-sulfur subunit, which produces MQVNDNKDFQPLIVAFCCNWCSYAGADLSGTNRLNYPANVKIIRVPCSCRVNPMFILRAFQRGADGVILCGCHPGDCHYTSGNYFTRRRMTLLFSMLDFLGIERDRTRVEWVSAAEGAKFAATMNEFTEAVRKLGPNRRLEDLRCRKQ; this is translated from the coding sequence ATGCAAGTAAATGATAATAAAGATTTTCAGCCGCTGATCGTTGCGTTCTGCTGTAACTGGTGTTCATATGCAGGCGCCGATCTTTCAGGTACAAACAGACTGAATTATCCCGCAAACGTCAAGATAATCAGAGTACCCTGCTCATGCAGAGTAAATCCCATGTTCATACTCAGAGCTTTCCAGCGCGGAGCTGACGGTGTTATACTCTGCGGCTGCCACCCGGGTGACTGCCACTATACATCGGGCAACTACTTCACAAGAAGAAGAATGACACTGCTGTTCAGTATGCTTGATTTCCTTGGAATTGAGCGTGACAGAACAAGAGTTGAGTGGGTATCGGCAGCAGAGGGCGCTAAGTTTGCTGCTACCATGAACGAGTTCACCGAGGCTGTAAGAAAGCTCGGACCAAACCGCAGATTGGAGGACCTGAGATGCAGGAAGCAATGA